The following proteins come from a genomic window of Flavobacterium crocinum:
- a CDS encoding glycerophosphodiester phosphodiesterase, with product MLKIAHRGAKAYEPENTLQAFQKALDLNSDGIELDVHLSSDGHIIVIHDETIDRTTNGKGLVSSFSLAELKSFLIDGKHQIPTLNEVFDLVNKKCLINIELKGLGTAPKVVALIEEYITATNWNYNHFIISSFDWNMLEETSTLNSNIPIGVLTEEDLDKALVFAEKIKAKAIHPDFQLLNADNVSEMQKKDFLVLPWTVNSEEDIQKVKSYKVNGIISDNPDKI from the coding sequence ATGCTAAAAATTGCACATCGAGGCGCCAAAGCCTACGAACCTGAAAATACTTTGCAAGCTTTTCAAAAAGCCTTAGACTTAAATTCAGACGGAATTGAACTTGATGTTCACTTAAGCTCTGACGGGCATATAATCGTAATTCACGATGAAACCATCGACAGAACCACTAACGGAAAAGGTCTAGTCAGTAGTTTTTCTTTAGCTGAATTAAAATCATTTTTAATTGATGGAAAACATCAAATTCCAACTCTAAATGAAGTTTTTGATTTAGTAAACAAAAAATGCTTAATCAATATCGAATTAAAAGGTTTAGGAACTGCACCTAAAGTTGTTGCATTAATCGAGGAATATATTACAGCCACAAACTGGAATTACAATCATTTCATCATTTCAAGTTTCGATTGGAACATGTTGGAAGAAACATCAACTTTAAATTCAAACATACCAATTGGTGTTCTAACAGAAGAAGATTTAGATAAAGCTTTGGTTTTCGCCGAAAAAATAAAAGCAAAAGCGATTCATCCTGATTTTCAATTATTGAATGCGGATAATGTAAGCGAAATGCAGAAGAAAGATTTTCTGGTTTTACCTTGGACGGTAAATAGCGAAGAAGACATTCAAAAAGTAAAAAGTTATAAAGTAAACGGAATTATCTCTGATAATCCAGACAAAATATAA
- a CDS encoding glycoside hydrolase family 13 protein, which produces MKNQKTFIYKLILLVLLFSASAKAQIQKVEPPFWYAGMKNSELQIMFYGKNIAQYETSVSNNVAIKNVEKTENPNYLFVTIDTKDVKASELVFSFKNNNKVVFKQKYVLKERRANSADRKSYDASDLIYLIMPDRFANGNPKNDSDASLTEKGNRQDPSGRHGGDIEGIIKNLDYISSLGATTIWSTPLCEDNDKQHSYHTYGQSDVYKIDPRYGTNDDYARLSAEMHKKNMKLVMDYVTNHWGITHWMMKDIPTKTWFNQFETFTQTHHRREVITDIHASKIDQEVCVDGWFVPSMPDLNLRNPLVAKYLTQNAIWWIEFANLDGFRVDTYNYSDKTAMANWAKAITDEYPNFNIVGEIWMHNQANLAFWQKDSKIGAIENYNSNLPSVMDFTLQSQITSAFNENEPSWDNGLIKFYNNFAMDFLYPNTNNILVFAENHDTDRLNHNFKYDLPKYKLAMTLLATVRGIPQIYYGSEIGMGGDKGKGGDADIRQDFPGGWNGDKNNAFTKKGRTTEQAAFFDFSAKLFNWRKTNEAVHFGKMTHYIPENNTYVYFRYTDAKTVMVVFNNNAKEQVVKTARFKENIKNYKSGKDVITGKTFDLASEITLEPKSALVLELE; this is translated from the coding sequence ATGAAAAACCAAAAAACATTTATATATAAATTAATCCTCTTGGTTTTATTGTTTTCCGCTTCCGCGAAAGCGCAAATCCAAAAAGTAGAACCGCCATTTTGGTATGCAGGAATGAAAAATTCGGAGCTGCAGATTATGTTCTACGGAAAAAATATTGCTCAATACGAAACTTCGGTTTCTAATAATGTTGCGATTAAAAATGTAGAAAAAACAGAAAATCCAAACTATCTTTTCGTAACCATAGACACAAAAGACGTAAAAGCTTCTGAATTGGTTTTCTCTTTCAAAAACAATAATAAAGTTGTCTTTAAACAAAAATATGTTCTTAAAGAAAGAAGAGCCAATTCTGCCGACAGAAAAAGTTATGATGCGTCGGATTTGATTTACTTAATCATGCCGGATCGTTTTGCTAACGGAAATCCGAAAAACGACAGCGATGCTTCTTTAACTGAAAAAGGAAACCGTCAAGACCCAAGCGGACGCCACGGAGGAGATATCGAAGGAATTATTAAAAACTTAGATTATATTTCTTCTCTTGGTGCAACTACAATTTGGAGCACGCCTTTATGCGAAGACAACGACAAACAGCATTCGTACCATACTTACGGACAATCGGACGTTTATAAAATCGACCCGCGTTACGGAACGAATGATGATTATGCTCGTTTATCTGCAGAAATGCACAAAAAGAACATGAAACTGGTTATGGATTATGTTACCAATCACTGGGGAATTACACACTGGATGATGAAGGATATTCCAACAAAAACATGGTTCAATCAATTTGAGACATTTACACAAACACATCACCGTCGTGAAGTAATTACAGATATTCACGCTTCAAAAATCGATCAGGAAGTTTGTGTTGACGGCTGGTTTGTGCCTTCAATGCCAGACTTGAATTTAAGAAATCCTCTTGTTGCAAAATACTTAACGCAAAATGCCATTTGGTGGATCGAATTTGCCAATCTTGACGGATTCAGAGTAGATACTTATAACTATTCAGATAAAACAGCAATGGCAAATTGGGCAAAAGCCATTACAGACGAATATCCGAACTTTAATATTGTTGGAGAAATCTGGATGCATAATCAGGCGAATTTAGCTTTTTGGCAAAAAGACAGTAAAATTGGCGCTATCGAAAATTACAATTCGAATCTTCCAAGTGTAATGGATTTTACGCTTCAAAGTCAGATTACTTCAGCTTTCAACGAAAACGAACCAAGCTGGGACAACGGATTGATTAAATTTTACAACAATTTCGCAATGGATTTTTTATATCCAAACACCAATAATATTTTAGTTTTTGCCGAAAATCATGACACAGATCGTTTGAATCATAACTTTAAATATGATTTACCAAAATACAAACTGGCGATGACTTTGTTGGCAACGGTTCGCGGAATCCCACAGATTTATTATGGTTCAGAAATTGGAATGGGCGGTGATAAAGGTAAAGGCGGAGATGCCGATATTCGTCAGGATTTTCCAGGCGGATGGAATGGCGATAAAAACAATGCTTTCACCAAAAAAGGAAGAACTACCGAGCAAGCTGCTTTCTTTGATTTCAGTGCCAAATTATTCAATTGGAGAAAAACTAACGAAGCCGTTCATTTCGGAAAAATGACGCATTACATTCCAGAAAATAACACTTATGTATATTTCAGATATACAGATGCTAAAACGGTAATGGTCGTTTTCAATAACAATGCAAAAGAGCAGGTTGTAAAAACAGCTCGTTTCAAAGAAAACATCAAAAACTACAAATCCGGAAAAGATGTTATCACAGGAAAGACATTTGATTTAGCTTCTGAAATTACTTTAGAACCAAAATCAGCTTTGGTTTTAGAATTGGAATAA
- a CDS encoding BaiN/RdsA family NAD(P)/FAD-dependent oxidoreductase — protein sequence MIKNFDIIIVGGGAAGFFTAINIAEKKPKLKIAILERGKEVLSKVRVSGGGRCNVTHACFEPNELVKFYPRGEKELRGPFHQFCSGDTIEWFEKHGVELKIEEDGRMFPVSNSSQTIIDCFLKATEKLGIKVLTGQSVQSIFKKENHWKIDTQSDNFATEKLVMATGSNPKIWEMLQEHGHAIVSPVPSLFTFNIKDSRIKELPGVAAQVTVHVKDTKLESIGPLLITHWGMSGPAILKLSAWGARILHDKNYQFTIFVNWLNDVDFEDAEKILKDLKQEHAKKAVSKKSPFDFPNRLWESLVLASGIDSETKWADLSKIQLQNLTSQLTKAEFKVNGKSTFKEEFVTAGGIDLKEINFKTMESKIHENLYFAGEIVNIDAITGGFNFQNAWTSGFILAQNI from the coding sequence ATGATCAAAAATTTCGACATAATCATCGTTGGCGGAGGTGCCGCCGGTTTTTTTACTGCGATTAATATTGCAGAGAAAAAACCGAAACTGAAAATCGCCATTTTAGAAAGAGGAAAAGAAGTGCTTTCTAAAGTCCGTGTTTCCGGTGGCGGACGATGCAACGTTACACACGCTTGTTTTGAACCTAATGAATTGGTTAAATTTTATCCCCGAGGCGAAAAAGAACTTCGAGGACCGTTTCATCAGTTTTGTTCAGGAGACACTATCGAATGGTTCGAAAAACATGGTGTTGAATTAAAAATTGAAGAAGACGGCAGAATGTTTCCAGTTTCTAATTCTTCTCAAACGATAATAGATTGTTTCTTGAAAGCAACCGAAAAACTAGGCATAAAAGTATTGACAGGTCAAAGCGTTCAGTCTATTTTCAAAAAAGAAAATCATTGGAAAATTGATACTCAAAGTGACAATTTCGCCACAGAAAAATTGGTAATGGCTACAGGAAGCAATCCAAAAATATGGGAAATGCTTCAGGAACACGGACACGCCATTGTTAGCCCTGTCCCTTCCCTATTTACTTTCAATATCAAAGATTCTCGAATTAAAGAATTGCCAGGCGTTGCTGCACAAGTTACTGTTCATGTAAAAGATACTAAACTAGAATCTATAGGACCTTTGTTAATTACGCATTGGGGAATGAGCGGTCCGGCAATCTTGAAACTTTCAGCTTGGGGCGCTCGTATTTTGCATGATAAAAATTATCAGTTTACCATTTTTGTCAATTGGTTAAACGATGTTGATTTTGAAGATGCCGAAAAAATCCTGAAAGATTTAAAACAAGAACACGCTAAAAAAGCCGTTTCTAAAAAATCGCCTTTTGACTTCCCGAACCGTTTATGGGAAAGTTTAGTTCTGGCTTCAGGAATTGATTCAGAAACCAAATGGGCTGATTTATCTAAAATTCAATTGCAAAATCTGACTTCGCAATTAACCAAAGCCGAATTTAAAGTAAACGGAAAAAGTACTTTTAAAGAAGAATTTGTAACGGCTGGAGGAATTGATTTAAAAGAAATCAACTTTAAAACCATGGAAAGCAAAATTCATGAAAACCTTTATTTTGCTGGTGAAATTGTAAACATAGACGCTATTACAGGCGGATTTAATTTTCAGAATGCCTGGACAAGCGGGTTTATTCTGGCTCAAAATATTTAA
- a CDS encoding Crp/Fnr family transcriptional regulator, which yields MNTELQKQILSIASFSENEIEMIDSCFECEKFTAKEFLSSMGKISNKIFFIVEGLARVYYLKDGKEITTYLSSDEGFIASYSSFINQSVSFENIQCIEDCEVLSITFEKMQFLYHEIPNWERVGRILAEQNYLCMADRVLKLQMIPAKEKYQTFLASAPAKIIQRTPLIYIASFLGITPESLSRIRQDIS from the coding sequence GTGAATACTGAATTACAAAAACAGATACTATCGATCGCTTCGTTTTCTGAAAATGAAATCGAAATGATCGATTCTTGTTTTGAATGTGAAAAGTTTACGGCTAAAGAATTTCTTTCATCAATGGGGAAAATCAGCAATAAAATCTTTTTTATTGTTGAAGGTTTAGCTCGTGTTTATTACTTAAAAGATGGGAAAGAAATTACGACTTATTTAAGCTCTGATGAAGGCTTTATTGCTTCGTATTCCAGTTTTATTAATCAGTCTGTTTCTTTTGAGAATATTCAATGTATTGAAGATTGCGAAGTGCTTTCGATCACTTTTGAGAAAATGCAGTTTTTGTATCATGAAATTCCAAATTGGGAACGTGTCGGGAGAATTCTGGCTGAACAGAATTACCTTTGCATGGCAGACCGAGTTTTAAAATTGCAGATGATTCCTGCCAAAGAAAAATATCAGACTTTTTTAGCATCGGCTCCAGCCAAAATAATCCAGCGAACTCCTTTAATTTATATCGCTTCCTTTCTGGGCATTACTCCGGAATCATTAAGCAGGATACGTCAGGATATTTCTTAA
- a CDS encoding carboxylesterase family protein, translating into MNCKSKFLFLLIIIFSGIDSYAREKAIVKYDYLLYLPKEYSKETKKYPLVIYLHDGGQKGNDLSKLKTYGLPYLVEKGQNFDFIIASPQCPDNKYWSTENWFETLYADLEAKYRIDKSRIYITGISMGGYGTYITALDFPDKFAAVVALCGGINDSDLTRVCNLSKIPIWAFHGTADDKIPFSETERIAKGLESCETKNNSSLPV; encoded by the coding sequence ATGAATTGTAAGTCAAAATTTCTATTTCTTCTGATAATAATTTTCTCAGGAATTGACAGCTATGCTCGGGAAAAAGCCATCGTTAAATATGACTACCTATTATATCTGCCAAAAGAGTATTCAAAAGAAACTAAGAAATATCCACTTGTAATTTACCTTCATGACGGAGGCCAGAAAGGAAATGATTTAAGTAAACTCAAAACATATGGTTTACCTTATTTGGTAGAAAAAGGTCAAAATTTTGATTTTATAATTGCTTCGCCTCAATGTCCGGATAATAAATACTGGTCAACTGAAAATTGGTTCGAAACATTATATGCAGATTTAGAAGCAAAATATAGAATCGATAAAAGCAGAATTTACATAACAGGAATTAGCATGGGCGGTTATGGAACGTATATAACAGCTTTAGATTTCCCTGATAAATTCGCAGCAGTTGTAGCCCTTTGCGGCGGTATTAACGACAGCGATTTAACAAGAGTTTGCAATCTCAGTAAAATTCCGATTTGGGCTTTTCACGGAACTGCTGATGATAAAATCCCATTTAGTGAAACGGAGAGAATTGCGAAAGGTTTGGAATCATGCGAAACCAAAAACAATTCAAGTTTACCCGTTTAG
- a CDS encoding HAD family hydrolase, with product MKFKGIIFDLDGTLVNSLHDISDAMNKVLTALSYPTHDYDTYQYFIGSGLRNLVSKALPATNNSDDEIESCFECMVDEYTKICTLKTKPYDGIVELLEKLTSQNIKMAVFSNKADELTKKIATELFPKQFDTAVGLSTEELKKPNPFEAIEISKKWNLKPEEILFVGDSDIDMKTAVNANMFPVGVTWGYRTEDELKNSGAKVVINNASELIEIL from the coding sequence ATGAAATTTAAAGGAATTATTTTTGATTTAGACGGAACTTTAGTCAACTCATTACACGACATTTCAGATGCGATGAACAAAGTACTTACCGCTCTAAGTTATCCAACACACGATTACGATACTTATCAATATTTTATCGGAAGCGGTTTGCGAAATCTGGTTAGCAAAGCTTTGCCAGCTACAAACAATTCTGATGATGAAATCGAAAGTTGTTTTGAGTGTATGGTTGATGAATACACTAAAATCTGCACGTTGAAAACAAAACCGTATGACGGAATTGTTGAACTGCTAGAAAAACTGACTTCACAAAACATCAAAATGGCCGTTTTTTCTAACAAAGCAGATGAATTGACTAAGAAAATTGCAACAGAATTATTTCCAAAACAATTTGATACAGCGGTTGGTTTGAGCACAGAGGAACTGAAAAAACCAAATCCGTTTGAAGCGATTGAGATTAGCAAAAAATGGAATTTAAAACCAGAAGAAATCCTTTTTGTGGGCGATTCAGATATTGATATGAAAACGGCTGTAAACGCCAATATGTTTCCTGTTGGGGTAACTTGGGGTTACAGAACAGAAGATGAATTGAAAAATAGTGGTGCAAAAGTGGTTATAAACAATGCTTCGGAATTAATCGAAATATTGTAA
- a CDS encoding glycoside hydrolase family 97 protein: MKNLFFASLILFAFSTVAKAQQLKSPEGKFVMEFSLQNDGTPVYNLKYKNKEVIKTSKLGLELKDDKKSLLNDFTIADTKTSTFDETWKPVWGEVDHIRNHYNELAVTLNQKGTDRQIVIRFRLFDDGLGFRYEFPAQKNLTYFVIKEERSQFAMTGDHTAFWIPGDYDTQEYDYTKSKLSEIRGLSEKAYTANVSQKSFSPTGVQTSLMLKTADGIYINLHEAALIDYSCMHLNLDDKNLIFESWLTPDAKGDKGHMQAPNHSPWRTIIVSDDAREILSSKMTYNLNDPSKIEETSWIKPVKYVGVWWEMITGKSSWSYTNDYPTVQLGVTDFSKAKPNGTHGANNANVKKYIDFAAANGFDAVLVEGWNEGWEDWFGHSKDYVFDFLTPYPDFDVKGLHEYAKSKGVKIIMHHETSGSVRNYERHMDAAYKFMNDNGYNAVKSGYVGDILPRGENHYSQWIVNHYQYAIEKAADYKIMVNAHEAVRPTGIARTYPNLIGNEAARGTEYQAFGGSKPNHVTVLPFTRLIGGPMDYTPGIFEMDISKMNPENKSHVNSTLANQLALYVTMYSPLQMAADTPENYNRFPDAFQFIKDVAVDWSESKYIEAEPGDFITVARKAKGTNNWFIGNVNGETARTSNIDFSFLEKGKKYTATIYADKKDAHYKTNPQAYSIRKIAVTNKSKLSQFSAPGGGYAISIIENE; this comes from the coding sequence ATGAAAAACTTATTTTTCGCAAGTTTAATTTTGTTTGCGTTTAGCACTGTTGCAAAAGCGCAGCAATTAAAATCACCCGAAGGCAAGTTCGTAATGGAATTTTCTCTTCAAAACGACGGAACTCCAGTTTACAATTTAAAGTACAAAAACAAGGAAGTTATCAAAACCAGTAAACTTGGTCTTGAACTTAAAGATGACAAAAAATCTTTATTGAACGACTTTACAATCGCTGACACAAAAACTTCCACTTTTGATGAAACCTGGAAACCAGTTTGGGGAGAAGTAGATCACATCAGAAATCATTATAATGAATTGGCTGTTACTTTAAATCAAAAAGGAACAGACAGACAAATCGTTATCCGTTTCCGTTTATTCGACGACGGACTTGGATTTAGGTATGAATTCCCGGCGCAAAAAAATCTTACTTACTTTGTAATCAAAGAAGAAAGATCACAATTTGCGATGACTGGAGATCATACTGCTTTCTGGATTCCAGGAGATTATGACACACAGGAATACGATTATACAAAATCGAAATTATCTGAAATTAGAGGTTTATCTGAAAAAGCATATACAGCAAACGTTTCTCAAAAATCTTTTTCGCCAACAGGAGTTCAGACTTCTTTGATGTTAAAAACTGCTGACGGAATCTACATCAACCTTCACGAAGCAGCTTTAATTGACTATTCTTGCATGCACTTGAATTTAGACGATAAAAACTTGATTTTCGAATCCTGGTTAACGCCAGATGCAAAAGGAGACAAAGGTCACATGCAAGCGCCAAATCACTCTCCTTGGAGAACGATTATTGTAAGCGATGATGCAAGAGAAATTCTTTCATCAAAAATGACTTATAACTTAAACGATCCATCTAAGATTGAGGAAACTTCCTGGATCAAACCTGTAAAATATGTTGGTGTTTGGTGGGAAATGATTACAGGAAAAAGCTCTTGGTCTTACACTAATGATTACCCAACGGTTCAATTAGGTGTTACTGATTTCTCAAAAGCAAAACCAAACGGAACGCACGGAGCAAACAACGCTAACGTAAAAAAATACATTGACTTCGCTGCTGCAAATGGTTTCGATGCCGTTTTGGTTGAAGGTTGGAATGAAGGCTGGGAGGACTGGTTTGGTCACTCAAAAGATTATGTTTTTGATTTCTTGACTCCTTACCCGGATTTCGACGTAAAAGGTCTTCATGAATATGCAAAATCGAAAGGTGTTAAAATCATCATGCACCACGAAACTTCAGGATCTGTTCGTAACTACGAGCGTCATATGGATGCAGCGTACAAATTCATGAACGATAACGGATACAATGCTGTAAAAAGCGGTTATGTTGGAGACATTTTGCCAAGAGGCGAAAACCATTACAGCCAATGGATTGTAAACCACTATCAATACGCTATCGAAAAAGCAGCTGATTATAAAATTATGGTAAACGCTCACGAAGCGGTTCGTCCAACAGGAATTGCTAGAACCTATCCTAACTTAATTGGAAACGAAGCAGCAAGAGGAACTGAATACCAAGCTTTTGGAGGTTCTAAACCAAATCACGTTACTGTATTGCCATTTACACGTTTAATTGGTGGTCCAATGGATTATACTCCGGGAATCTTCGAAATGGATATCAGCAAAATGAATCCTGAGAACAAATCGCATGTAAACAGTACATTGGCAAACCAATTAGCATTATATGTAACTATGTACAGTCCGTTGCAAATGGCTGCTGATACTCCGGAAAACTACAACCGTTTTCCAGATGCTTTCCAATTCATTAAAGACGTAGCTGTTGACTGGTCTGAAAGTAAATATATCGAGGCTGAGCCTGGAGATTTTATTACGGTTGCACGTAAAGCAAAAGGAACAAACAACTGGTTTATTGGAAACGTAAACGGAGAAACGGCGCGTACATCAAACATCGATTTCAGTTTCCTTGAAAAAGGTAAAAAATACACTGCAACAATTTATGCTGATAAAAAAGATGCGCATTACAAAACAAATCCGCAAGCTTATAGTATCAGGAAAATTGCTGTAACAAATAAATCAAAATTATCTCAGTTTTCTGCTCCGGGCGGAGGATATGCAATTAGCATTATAGAAAACGAATAA
- a CDS encoding alpha-amylase family glycosyl hydrolase: MKKYSFLFLSLVYLTLSCSGSKSVTMNNENTSKTPFVWEGANIYFLLTDRFYNGDTSNDVNFNRTKTPGKLRGFEGGDIIGITKKIESGYFEKLGINAIWLTPIVEQIHDGVDEGTGLSYGFHGYWAKDWTALDPNFGTKEDLAKLVKKAHEKGIRIILDGVINHTGPVTPEDPVWPSDWVRTGVVCDYKSFENTTMCTLVENLPDVKTESTQNVELPPFLIEKWKKEGRYEKEIASLDEFFKRTNYPRTPKYYIIKWLTDYITEFGIDGYRADTVKHTEEGVWADFKKECDYAFETWKKHHPLQVLDQNPFYTIAEVYGYGISGGQDYDFGDRKVNYFQNGFNSMINFEFKWNAAQNDYEGLFSKYSNALNNDLKGYSVLNYMSSHDDGQPFDANRVKGIEAGTKLLLSPGMSQVYYGDESARSLVIEGTQGDATLRSNMNWEDIQNNPETQKTLLHWQKLGQFRRNHPAVGAGVHKLINPYPYTFSRTFTKGSFTDKVVMGVDLPKGRKELPVGDIFPNGTKLKDTYSNQEVEVIDGKVIIDNDFDIVLLELI, translated from the coding sequence ATGAAAAAATACTCTTTCCTTTTTTTATCTTTAGTATACTTAACATTGAGTTGTTCTGGCTCAAAATCAGTTACAATGAATAACGAAAATACTTCAAAAACACCTTTCGTTTGGGAAGGAGCAAATATTTATTTTTTACTTACAGATCGTTTTTACAACGGAGATACTTCAAACGACGTCAATTTTAACCGAACCAAAACTCCCGGAAAACTACGCGGATTTGAAGGTGGTGACATCATCGGAATCACAAAAAAAATCGAATCAGGATATTTTGAAAAACTAGGAATCAATGCCATTTGGCTTACGCCAATTGTCGAGCAGATTCATGATGGCGTTGATGAAGGAACTGGGTTGAGCTACGGTTTTCACGGCTATTGGGCAAAAGACTGGACGGCTTTAGATCCGAACTTTGGAACAAAAGAAGACTTGGCAAAACTCGTAAAAAAAGCCCACGAAAAAGGCATCAGAATAATTTTGGACGGTGTAATCAATCATACTGGCCCAGTGACACCAGAAGATCCCGTTTGGCCTTCAGATTGGGTTAGAACCGGCGTTGTCTGCGATTATAAATCTTTCGAAAATACTACTATGTGTACTTTGGTTGAAAATCTTCCGGATGTAAAAACCGAAAGCACTCAAAATGTAGAATTGCCTCCTTTCTTAATCGAAAAATGGAAAAAAGAAGGCCGTTATGAAAAAGAAATTGCTTCGCTTGACGAATTCTTCAAAAGAACGAATTATCCAAGAACGCCAAAATATTACATCATAAAATGGCTTACAGATTATATTACAGAGTTTGGAATTGACGGTTATCGCGCTGACACTGTAAAACATACCGAAGAAGGCGTTTGGGCAGATTTCAAAAAAGAATGCGACTATGCATTCGAAACCTGGAAAAAACATCATCCTTTACAAGTTTTAGATCAGAATCCGTTTTATACCATTGCTGAAGTTTACGGTTACGGAATCAGCGGTGGGCAGGATTATGATTTTGGAGACCGAAAAGTCAATTATTTTCAGAATGGTTTCAACAGCATGATCAATTTTGAGTTTAAATGGAATGCCGCACAAAATGATTATGAAGGTTTATTTTCTAAATATTCGAATGCTTTGAATAATGATTTAAAAGGATATTCGGTTTTAAACTATATGTCTTCACACGATGACGGACAGCCTTTTGATGCTAACCGAGTAAAAGGTATAGAAGCAGGAACTAAATTGTTGCTTTCTCCGGGAATGTCTCAAGTGTATTACGGCGACGAATCAGCACGATCTTTGGTTATTGAAGGAACTCAGGGCGATGCCACTTTACGTTCGAATATGAATTGGGAAGATATTCAAAACAATCCTGAAACACAGAAAACACTTTTACATTGGCAAAAATTAGGACAGTTTAGACGAAATCATCCTGCTGTTGGTGCTGGTGTTCATAAACTGATTAATCCGTATCCTTATACTTTTTCCAGAACATTTACAAAAGGTTCTTTTACAGATAAAGTCGTTATGGGAGTAGATTTACCAAAAGGCAGAAAAGAACTTCCTGTTGGCGATATCTTCCCAAACGGAACAAAACTAAAAGATACTTATTCAAATCAGGAAGTCGAAGTTATTGATGGAAAAGTGATTATAGACAATGATTTTGATATTGTTTTACTCGAACTGATCTAA